Proteins encoded together in one Ptiloglossa arizonensis isolate GNS036 chromosome 9, iyPtiAriz1_principal, whole genome shotgun sequence window:
- the LOC143151236 gene encoding small ribosomal subunit protein mS37 — protein sequence MRLNFVELGKFHARVAQKENKVPFKERYPLRLKDRYEKHLNLGQKENTCLHEMSLVFACMKKNDFEMNYCNKEIEDFQKCTAAQIKTLKHKKQLQQLDIPTPNNTQYTNKQLTYLLRKYPNV from the exons ATGAGATTAAACTTCGTAGAGCTTGGAAAATTTCATGCAAGGGTAGctcaaaaagaaaataaagtgcCATTTAAAGAAAGATACCCTCTAAGATTAAAAGATAGATATGAGAAACATCTAAATTTGGGGCAAAAAG aaaACACTTGTTTACACGAAATGTCATTAGTTTTTGCTTGCATGAAAAAGAATGATTTTGAAATGAATTACTGCAATAAAGAGATTGAggattttcaaaaatgtacTGCAGCACAAATTAAGACGTTAAAACATAAAAAACAATTACAGCAATTGGATATTCCCACACCAAATAATACACAATACACAAATAAACAACTTACTTATCTTTTACGTAAATATCCAAATGTTTAA